Proteins encoded by one window of Parcubacteria group bacterium CG10_big_fil_rev_8_21_14_0_10_36_14:
- a CDS encoding NrdH-redoxin, whose protein sequence is MNVIIYSTATCPYCHMLKEWLRKNKIEYRDVAVDTDQKAAEEMIEKSGQMGVPVTIVEKDGKENIVIGFDKQKLSGLLDIK, encoded by the coding sequence ATGAATGTCATAATTTATTCAACGGCTACATGCCCATATTGCCACATGTTAAAAGAATGGTTACGAAAAAATAAAATTGAATATAGAGATGTCGCGGTAGACACTGATCAAAAAGCAGCGGAAGAAATGATAGAAAAATCAGGACAAATGGGAGTTCCTGTTACCATTGTAGAAAAAGATGGAAAAGAAAATATTGTAATTGGATTTGATAAACAAAAACTATCGGGGTTGCTTGACATAAAATAA